A section of the Roseivirga sp. BDSF3-8 genome encodes:
- a CDS encoding OmpA family protein, which translates to MRLTSVLLLTLCVFFGQLSYGQELHTDSRKAEKLYKEGLKAAQLRNFDQAISLLNQATQKDPAFVEAYLSLASIFNLYRNTERELYYNELALSNDPGMPQLKPLYLVVAKMQMQAGKYQQGLENVDKYLSFTPTGQSLKDASALKENLTFAIEAAKNPLPIEPVPLPTTVNAYPLQYFPVLTVDENTLIYTARQGFMDMHDEDLYISRKENGQWQKSGLLSTNINTEMNEGTCTISADGRTLIFTTCMDPKGYGSCDLYITRKRGNEWSVPENLGPAINTSGWESQPSLSADGRTLYFISERPDGFGGRDIYVAWQNDKGEWQGAKNLGDGVNTNKDEVSPFIHVNGRSLYFSSKGYPGMGGFDIYVSDKTSDGWSVPENLGYPLNNVGDQTSLFISASGDNAYYSVDKVLPNGLTASGIFTFRVPSTIKPDIKSNFLTGRILDKESGEPVKASIELFDLQKEERASVFQSDSITGEYYTVLNTNTEYALYVNSPGYLFKTSYFSPDSTLNSGGAVKDIYLDPIRENAVTTLSNIFFEVDSDKLVTKSIVELNKVIQFLDNNPEIKIRIEGHTDNTGSSAYNKDLSSRRAKSVYTYLLENGVTATRLSYEGFGSGSPVAPNDTEENRKLNRRIEFRIIHAG; encoded by the coding sequence ATGAGGCTAACGTCCGTACTACTCCTTACTCTATGTGTGTTTTTCGGGCAGTTATCCTATGGACAGGAGCTTCATACAGATTCAAGAAAGGCTGAAAAGCTCTACAAAGAAGGACTTAAAGCCGCTCAGCTTAGAAACTTCGATCAGGCAATCTCCCTTCTCAACCAGGCCACTCAGAAAGATCCGGCGTTTGTCGAAGCTTATTTAAGCCTCGCCAGTATCTTCAACCTCTACCGGAATACTGAGCGTGAACTTTATTATAATGAGTTGGCCCTGTCAAACGATCCCGGCATGCCGCAGTTGAAGCCCCTTTACCTGGTAGTTGCTAAAATGCAAATGCAGGCAGGCAAGTATCAGCAAGGCCTTGAAAATGTAGATAAGTATCTTTCTTTCACACCAACAGGCCAGTCATTAAAGGACGCCTCTGCCCTCAAAGAAAATCTAACCTTCGCCATAGAGGCAGCTAAAAACCCCCTGCCCATAGAGCCAGTCCCCCTCCCTACCACCGTTAATGCCTATCCTCTTCAGTATTTTCCGGTCCTTACCGTAGATGAAAATACGCTGATATATACAGCAAGGCAGGGCTTTATGGATATGCATGATGAAGATCTTTATATCAGTAGAAAGGAAAATGGGCAATGGCAAAAATCAGGATTGCTGAGTACCAATATAAATACTGAGATGAACGAAGGTACCTGTACTATATCTGCTGATGGTCGTACCCTCATTTTTACCACCTGCATGGACCCGAAAGGATATGGTAGTTGTGACCTTTATATAACTAGGAAGCGGGGAAATGAATGGAGTGTTCCCGAGAACCTTGGGCCCGCCATCAACACATCCGGCTGGGAGTCACAGCCATCTTTGTCAGCTGACGGGCGCACATTATACTTTATTAGCGAACGCCCAGATGGATTCGGAGGCAGAGACATATATGTAGCTTGGCAAAACGATAAAGGTGAATGGCAGGGAGCTAAAAATTTAGGTGACGGTGTCAATACCAATAAAGATGAGGTGTCCCCTTTTATTCATGTGAATGGCAGAAGCCTTTATTTCAGCAGTAAAGGCTACCCAGGCATGGGAGGCTTTGATATTTATGTGAGCGATAAAACCTCAGACGGCTGGTCTGTCCCGGAAAACCTGGGCTACCCCCTTAATAATGTAGGAGACCAGACGTCATTGTTTATTTCTGCTTCCGGAGACAACGCTTATTATAGTGTGGATAAAGTTTTGCCTAACGGGCTTACGGCCAGTGGTATTTTCACCTTTCGTGTTCCATCTACCATCAAACCTGATATAAAGAGTAACTTCCTCACCGGCAGGATTCTCGATAAGGAAAGTGGCGAACCCGTAAAAGCTTCAATCGAGCTCTTTGACCTCCAAAAAGAAGAAAGGGCCTCTGTATTTCAGTCGGATTCTATAACCGGGGAGTATTATACCGTCCTTAATACGAATACGGAATATGCGTTGTATGTAAATAGCCCAGGCTACCTTTTCAAAACCAGCTACTTCAGCCCCGATTCTACACTAAATTCCGGAGGGGCTGTCAAAGACATCTACCTCGATCCAATCCGTGAAAACGCTGTAACTACCCTGAGCAATATCTTTTTTGAAGTGGATAGTGATAAACTCGTGACAAAGAGTATCGTGGAGTTGAATAAAGTCATTCAGTTTCTCGATAATAATCCTGAGATCAAAATAAGGATTGAAGGACATACGGATAATACAGGCAGTAGCGCCTATAATAAAGACCTATCCTCCAGGAGGGCAAAAAGTGTATACACCTATCTTTTAGAAAACGGTGTGACTGCCACAAGGCTCTCCTACGAAGGCTTTGGGTCTGGTTCCCCGGTCGCGCCAAATGACACAGAAGAAAATAGAAAGCTTAATCGGCGCATCGAATTCAGAATTATCCATGCGGGGTAA
- a CDS encoding DUF4924 family protein, with protein sequence MVPAEHKKKENISEYVLYLLHAQDVIREAGFDSGKIKQYVEEHVPKEDGDKDAILSWYQNIASQMKEEGKEKEGFIQLLKEHMDSLADLNKELLRSDQEYRRNFDQAKLHINRRLNEMNGEVRNPVEVCVVSVYEVNKMRHQGQQPEEELASAVFAFQNLLSYLSYRYRQRNKS encoded by the coding sequence ATGGTACCGGCAGAACACAAGAAAAAAGAAAATATTTCTGAATATGTACTGTATTTGCTCCATGCTCAGGATGTGATCAGAGAAGCAGGTTTTGACTCTGGAAAGATTAAGCAGTATGTAGAGGAGCATGTGCCGAAGGAAGACGGAGATAAGGATGCTATCCTCTCCTGGTACCAAAACATAGCCTCTCAAATGAAAGAGGAGGGCAAGGAAAAAGAAGGCTTCATTCAACTACTGAAGGAGCACATGGATTCGCTTGCTGACCTTAATAAAGAGCTCCTGCGCTCTGATCAGGAATACCGCCGTAACTTTGACCAGGCAAAGTTGCATATAAACCGCCGGTTGAATGAAATGAATGGAGAAGTGCGGAATCCTGTGGAGGTTTGTGTAGTAAGCGTTTATGAAGTCAATAAGATGAGGCACCAGGGACAGCAGCCGGAGGAGGAACTGGCGTCAGCTGTATTTGCTTTCCAAAACCTGCTGTCTTATCTGAGTTACCGCTACCGTCAGCGAAATAAATCGTAA
- a CDS encoding bifunctional 5,10-methylenetetrahydrofolate dehydrogenase/5,10-methenyltetrahydrofolate cyclohydrolase, translating into MATRLDGKTTSRTIRDEIKAEVQTIVHQGGKIPHLAAVLVGEDGASETYVNGKVRDCNEVGFKSTLRRFDATISEEDLLKEVQALNDDPDIDGLIVQLPLPDHISVEKVTEQIRPEKDVDGFHPVNVGRMAKNLPAYISATPFGILELLKRYNVETSGKHCVVIGRSDIVGSPVSILMARKGNPGNATVTLCHSRTADLAAEVRRADIIIAALGKPEFVTADMVKEGAVVIDVGITRIPDETKKSGFRLVGDVKFEEVEQKASFITPVPGGVGPMTRASLLYNTLLAAQRKIYS; encoded by the coding sequence ATGGCTACCAGATTAGATGGTAAAACAACCAGCCGCACCATTCGCGACGAGATTAAAGCCGAAGTTCAAACCATTGTTCATCAGGGGGGGAAGATTCCGCACCTCGCTGCCGTGCTCGTCGGAGAAGATGGGGCCAGTGAAACCTATGTAAATGGTAAAGTAAGAGACTGCAATGAAGTAGGGTTCAAGTCCACCCTCCGCAGGTTTGATGCCACCATCTCAGAAGAAGACCTGTTAAAAGAAGTACAGGCACTGAATGACGACCCAGATATTGACGGTCTTATTGTCCAACTACCTCTGCCCGATCACATTTCCGTAGAAAAGGTAACCGAGCAGATCAGACCTGAAAAGGATGTGGATGGCTTTCACCCCGTAAATGTAGGGCGTATGGCAAAGAACCTGCCGGCCTACATATCTGCTACCCCCTTTGGTATTCTTGAACTACTGAAGAGGTACAATGTAGAGACTTCAGGTAAGCACTGCGTTGTTATTGGGCGAAGTGATATTGTCGGCTCACCGGTAAGTATACTGATGGCCCGCAAAGGCAACCCCGGTAATGCAACCGTTACCCTGTGCCATAGCCGTACCGCAGATCTGGCAGCAGAAGTTCGCCGTGCCGATATCATTATCGCCGCCCTGGGTAAGCCGGAGTTTGTGACAGCCGATATGGTCAAAGAGGGGGCTGTGGTTATCGATGTAGGTATCACCAGAATACCTGATGAAACTAAAAAGTCTGGATTCAGGTTGGTAGGAGATGTTAAATTTGAAGAAGTGGAGCAGAAAGCCTCTTTTATCACCCCGGTACCCGGAGGTGTAGGCCCCATGACCAGAGCTTCCCTTCTGTATAATACACTGCTGGCCGCACAGCGTAAAATTTATTCCTGA
- a CDS encoding SusC/RagA family TonB-linked outer membrane protein yields the protein MKRILLISFVLVSALISEAWAQRTVSGKVTSAETGEAIPGVTVIVKGNQSVGTVTEIDGNYKLAVPEGATTLQFMYIGLQTQEVQIGNRSVIDVAMREDVTQLSEVVVTAIGIEREQKALGYAVTEVGSEKIAQKAEADVLRSISGKVPGVNITGSGGVVGQSTNITIRGNSSLTGNNQPLFVVDGVPFNNDVNASTTFAGGNQFSNRAIDLDPNNIESVTVLKGAAAAALYGSRAANGVVVITTKGAKSGVKTGLEITLSSSYNVEEVAKLPDYTEKYGQGGANSFNRGFVGNWGAPFSDIDSVAHPYSANPGLAVFPEFAGAQVAYEPHNNAEDFFQTGSLFENSITVSSGGEKAAISATISRADNEGIIPNSEFDRTSFNLGTNAQLGNGFFANAVLNYVKSEQKTPLVAPGIAGGSSVFRRLMLTPVSIDLASLPYQDPITGGNVYYRQDQDNPYWVANNNFYTSNVDRYFGKVTLGYDVTDWLTVSYQAGFNAYTDQRKSVTRRGSYETGSELGSMYIDNYSFEEMDGILLFAINKDLNEDFSFSANVGHNANQRTFTNDFVNGNEFIAFGIDYLNNTVIQTSGEDYNRRRYHAVFADVTLGYRDWAFLNVVARNDWSSTLPQTERSYFYPGVSGSVVFTDAFDIQSNVLSYGKLRAGYTRVGNEAGPYQVITTVQTNYNPGVGGTEMGFPFTVGATTYNNQSISNTEGNPNLKPEFTTEFEVGADLKFFQNRIGLDATYFHRSSTDQIVNTNLAPTTGSLGAIINVGEVENKGFEVGLDVTPVSTASGFTWNVYAAFTHIDTEVIDLGEDTNQIVVGGYSNLGIVHREGLPYGQILGSAALRAEDGNFLINQNTGLLIEDPDLQIIGDPNPDFTLGITNTLSYKGVTLTALFDWRQGGDLYSFTANQTISRGVLSYNDDRRDVARIIPGYLSNSSGEPILDEDGNLQENNIPVSVNEMYFIDGLTWFDDLLTYDATVIRLREVTLGYSLPKSVLESTPFGRASITLSGRNLFFFTPNIPEEIGLDPEVSALGSGNGQGLEFLNAPTTRRYGVNISVSF from the coding sequence ATGAAGAGGATTCTACTTATTAGCTTCGTGCTGGTGTCTGCCCTCATAAGCGAGGCGTGGGCTCAGCGTACTGTTTCCGGAAAAGTGACCTCAGCAGAAACGGGTGAAGCCATCCCAGGTGTGACCGTTATTGTGAAAGGTAATCAATCCGTAGGAACAGTAACTGAAATTGACGGTAACTATAAGCTTGCCGTTCCCGAAGGGGCAACTACCCTTCAATTCATGTATATCGGTCTGCAGACTCAGGAAGTCCAGATCGGTAATCGCAGCGTTATTGATGTAGCGATGCGGGAAGACGTTACTCAGCTTTCTGAAGTTGTAGTAACAGCTATCGGTATTGAAAGAGAGCAGAAAGCTCTTGGTTATGCCGTAACTGAAGTAGGTAGCGAGAAAATTGCACAGAAAGCTGAGGCTGACGTGCTTCGTTCTATTTCAGGTAAAGTACCTGGTGTTAACATTACCGGTTCAGGTGGTGTGGTAGGTCAGTCTACTAACATTACTATTCGTGGTAATAGCTCACTGACTGGTAACAACCAGCCCCTATTCGTGGTGGATGGTGTACCTTTCAACAATGACGTTAACGCATCTACCACATTTGCTGGTGGTAACCAGTTCTCTAACCGTGCCATTGACCTTGATCCTAACAACATTGAGTCAGTAACTGTACTGAAAGGTGCTGCTGCTGCTGCCCTGTACGGTTCTCGTGCAGCCAACGGTGTTGTGGTTATTACTACTAAAGGTGCAAAAAGCGGTGTTAAGACTGGTCTTGAGATCACCTTGAGTTCTTCTTATAACGTTGAAGAGGTGGCAAAACTTCCTGATTATACTGAAAAGTATGGACAGGGTGGTGCTAATAGCTTCAACCGTGGTTTCGTAGGTAACTGGGGTGCACCGTTCAGTGATATTGATTCAGTAGCGCATCCTTACTCTGCTAATCCTGGTTTGGCAGTATTCCCCGAATTTGCGGGTGCTCAGGTTGCTTATGAGCCTCATAACAACGCAGAAGATTTCTTCCAGACTGGTTCACTTTTCGAAAACTCGATTACAGTTAGCTCTGGTGGAGAAAAAGCTGCTATTTCAGCTACAATCTCAAGAGCTGATAACGAAGGTATCATTCCTAACTCTGAGTTTGACAGAACAAGCTTTAACCTAGGTACCAATGCACAGCTTGGTAATGGTTTCTTTGCTAATGCTGTACTGAACTATGTGAAGTCCGAGCAGAAGACTCCTCTGGTTGCTCCTGGTATCGCGGGTGGTTCTTCTGTATTCAGAAGACTTATGCTTACTCCTGTAAGTATCGATCTTGCTTCTCTTCCTTATCAGGATCCTATCACAGGCGGAAACGTATACTACAGACAAGATCAGGATAACCCTTACTGGGTAGCCAACAATAACTTCTACACCTCTAATGTAGACCGTTACTTTGGTAAAGTTACTCTTGGATATGACGTGACCGATTGGTTGACAGTTTCATACCAGGCTGGTTTCAACGCTTATACAGATCAAAGAAAATCTGTTACGCGTAGAGGTTCATACGAGACCGGTTCTGAGCTAGGTTCAATGTATATCGACAACTACTCTTTCGAGGAAATGGACGGTATCCTGTTATTCGCTATTAACAAAGACCTTAACGAGGACTTCAGCTTTAGCGCAAACGTTGGACACAACGCTAACCAGCGTACATTTACTAACGATTTTGTAAATGGTAATGAGTTCATTGCATTTGGTATCGATTACCTGAATAATACTGTTATTCAGACTTCTGGTGAAGATTACAACCGTAGAAGATACCACGCTGTATTTGCTGACGTAACGTTAGGCTACAGAGATTGGGCCTTCCTTAACGTGGTAGCTAGAAATGACTGGTCATCTACACTTCCTCAGACGGAAAGAAGCTACTTCTACCCTGGTGTAAGTGGATCAGTTGTATTCACAGATGCATTTGACATCCAGAGCAATGTGCTTTCTTACGGTAAACTTCGCGCAGGTTACACTCGCGTAGGTAATGAGGCCGGACCTTACCAGGTTATTACAACTGTTCAGACTAACTACAATCCTGGTGTTGGTGGAACAGAAATGGGCTTCCCTTTCACTGTTGGAGCTACTACCTATAATAACCAATCGATCAGTAACACGGAAGGTAACCCTAACCTTAAGCCTGAGTTCACTACAGAATTCGAGGTTGGTGCTGACCTGAAATTCTTCCAGAACCGTATTGGTCTTGACGCGACGTACTTCCACAGATCGTCTACTGACCAGATCGTAAATACAAACCTGGCTCCTACCACTGGTTCACTTGGTGCAATCATCAACGTGGGTGAGGTAGAAAACAAAGGTTTCGAAGTTGGACTTGATGTAACGCCAGTATCTACAGCGAGTGGATTCACATGGAATGTCTATGCTGCATTCACTCATATCGATACAGAAGTTATCGACCTTGGAGAAGACACTAACCAAATCGTTGTTGGTGGTTATTCTAACCTGGGTATTGTACACAGAGAAGGCCTTCCTTATGGTCAGATTCTTGGTTCTGCCGCGCTTAGAGCGGAAGATGGTAACTTCCTCATCAACCAGAACACTGGCTTGTTGATTGAAGATCCTGACCTTCAGATCATAGGTGACCCTAACCCTGACTTCACACTCGGTATCACTAATACACTGAGCTATAAAGGAGTTACGCTGACAGCTCTGTTTGACTGGAGACAAGGTGGTGATCTTTATTCATTCACTGCTAACCAGACAATCTCCAGAGGTGTGCTTTCTTATAACGACGACAGAAGAGATGTTGCCCGTATTATTCCTGGATATCTTTCTAACTCAAGCGGTGAGCCTATCCTTGACGAAGATGGTAACCTACAGGAAAACAACATCCCTGTATCTGTAAATGAAATGTACTTCATTGATGGTCTGACTTGGTTCGATGACCTCTTAACTTATGATGCTACAGTTATTCGTTTAAGAGAAGTTACACTTGGTTATTCACTTCCTAAGTCTGTTCTTGAAAGCACTCCATTCGGAAGAGCTTCAATCACACTCTCTGGAAGAAACCTTTTCTTCTTCACACCTAATATTCCTGAAGAGATTGGTCTTGACCCTGAAGTTAGTGCTCTGGGTAGTGGTAACGGACAAGGACTTGAGTTCCTTAACGCACCAACTACGAGACGTTACGGTGTGAACATCAGTGTTAGTTTCTAA
- the lepA gene encoding translation elongation factor 4: protein MKNIRNFCIIAHIDHGKSTLADRLLQATKTVADREMQEQLLDSMDLERERGITIKSHAIQMKYTFQDEEYVLNLIDTPGHVDFSYEVSRSIAACEGALLIVDASQGIEAQTISNLYLALEHDLEIIPVLNKIDLPGATPDEVSDQVVDLLGCDHSDIIRASAKEGIGITEILEAIITRINAPEGDPSQPLQAMIFDSVYNPFRGVEVIFRVFNGTINKGDKVKFVNTGRTYEADEIGILKLKQDPQKSISAGNVGYLISGIKVASEVKVGDTITHVEKPSKALKGFENVKPMVFAGIYPVETTEYEDLRASMEKLQLNDASLVWEPETSAALGFGFRCGFLGMLHMEIIQERLEREFDMTVITTVPSVQFNAHMKDGEIMKVSAPSEMPDPTFTDHIEEPFIRAQIISKSEYIGPIIALCMDKRGIIKNQVYLTQDRVELSFELPLGEIVFDFFDKLKTISRGYASLDYELIGFRTSNMVKLDIMLNGDRVDALSAIVHRDKAYEWGKRLCEKLRELLPRQMFEIAIQASIGTKVIARETVKALRKNVLAKCYGGDITRKRKLLEKQKKGKKRMRQVGNVEIPQEAFMAVLKLDS from the coding sequence ATGAAGAACATTCGCAATTTTTGCATCATTGCCCATATTGATCACGGCAAAAGTACCCTGGCTGACAGGTTGTTACAGGCAACTAAAACCGTTGCCGACCGTGAGATGCAGGAGCAATTACTAGATAGTATGGATCTCGAAAGAGAGCGTGGCATTACCATTAAGAGCCATGCAATCCAGATGAAATATACCTTTCAGGACGAAGAATACGTCCTAAACCTTATTGACACTCCCGGTCACGTTGATTTTAGTTACGAAGTCTCCAGGTCTATCGCTGCCTGTGAAGGGGCGCTGCTTATAGTAGATGCCTCTCAGGGTATAGAGGCTCAGACAATATCTAATCTCTACCTGGCTCTGGAGCATGATCTTGAGATCATACCCGTGCTTAATAAGATCGACCTTCCCGGAGCCACTCCCGATGAGGTGTCCGACCAGGTGGTTGATCTGCTTGGCTGTGACCACTCCGACATCATTCGCGCCAGTGCTAAAGAGGGGATAGGCATCACCGAAATTCTGGAGGCAATAATCACCCGCATTAATGCCCCCGAGGGAGATCCCTCCCAGCCTCTGCAGGCCATGATATTCGACTCCGTCTACAACCCCTTCCGTGGGGTGGAAGTAATTTTCCGCGTATTTAATGGTACGATTAATAAGGGAGATAAGGTAAAGTTTGTAAATACCGGCCGCACTTACGAGGCGGATGAGATCGGTATTTTAAAGCTTAAGCAGGATCCACAAAAATCTATCAGCGCAGGTAACGTAGGCTACCTTATCTCCGGTATCAAAGTAGCTAGTGAGGTTAAGGTAGGGGACACCATCACCCACGTGGAAAAGCCTTCCAAAGCCCTGAAGGGTTTTGAGAACGTAAAACCGATGGTTTTTGCCGGTATTTATCCTGTAGAGACCACCGAATACGAAGACTTGAGGGCTTCTATGGAAAAGCTTCAGCTTAACGATGCATCCCTCGTATGGGAGCCGGAGACCTCCGCGGCACTTGGTTTCGGATTCAGATGCGGATTCCTCGGTATGCTCCACATGGAGATCATCCAGGAGCGTCTCGAGCGTGAGTTCGACATGACGGTGATTACTACCGTCCCTTCCGTGCAGTTCAATGCCCATATGAAGGATGGTGAGATCATGAAAGTAAGCGCTCCTTCTGAGATGCCCGATCCCACCTTCACCGATCATATCGAAGAACCCTTTATCCGGGCACAGATCATTTCCAAGTCTGAATACATTGGTCCGATCATAGCCCTGTGTATGGACAAGCGCGGGATTATCAAAAACCAGGTATACCTCACCCAGGATAGGGTGGAGCTGAGCTTCGAGCTACCATTGGGAGAGATCGTATTTGACTTCTTCGATAAGCTTAAAACCATCTCTCGGGGTTACGCTTCTCTTGATTATGAACTCATCGGTTTCCGTACCTCAAATATGGTGAAGCTCGATATCATGCTTAACGGTGATCGTGTCGATGCGCTTTCTGCCATAGTACACCGGGATAAAGCCTATGAATGGGGTAAGAGACTCTGCGAAAAGTTGCGTGAACTGCTGCCCAGACAGATGTTCGAGATAGCTATTCAGGCCTCTATAGGCACAAAGGTCATCGCCAGAGAAACGGTTAAGGCCTTGAGAAAGAACGTACTGGCAAAGTGTTACGGAGGAGATATTACACGTAAGCGTAAGCTCCTTGAAAAGCAGAAGAAAGGAAAGAAAAGAATGCGCCAGGTAGGTAATGTGGAAATTCCACAGGAAGCCTTCATGGCCGTGCTTAAACTTGATAGTTAA
- a CDS encoding 7-carboxy-7-deazaguanine synthase QueE produces the protein MSVITAEKIKTLPVMEAFYTLQGEGSHTGKAAYFIRLGGCDVGCHWCDVKDSWDASRWPSFPVSQIVAQAAEFPGRLAVVTGGEPLMHDCDQLTRSLKDQGFRTHIETSGAHPLSGQWDWICLSPKKFKEPLQEVCQQAHELKVVIYNKSDFKWAEKHCDLVNPDCQLFLQPEWEKSAEMLPLIVEYVKENPEWNVSLQTHKFMNIP, from the coding sequence ATGTCTGTTATTACAGCCGAAAAAATCAAAACCCTGCCAGTTATGGAAGCCTTCTATACCCTTCAGGGCGAAGGATCCCACACCGGTAAAGCAGCCTATTTTATTAGGCTCGGTGGGTGCGATGTCGGCTGTCATTGGTGCGATGTTAAAGATTCCTGGGACGCATCACGCTGGCCCTCCTTTCCTGTTAGTCAAATAGTAGCGCAGGCAGCCGAATTTCCGGGTCGGCTTGCCGTTGTCACAGGAGGGGAGCCCCTTATGCATGATTGTGACCAGCTCACTCGTTCATTAAAAGACCAAGGCTTCAGGACTCATATTGAAACTTCCGGAGCCCATCCTCTTAGCGGTCAGTGGGATTGGATTTGCCTTAGTCCCAAAAAATTCAAGGAACCTCTGCAAGAGGTTTGTCAGCAGGCCCATGAACTCAAGGTCGTCATCTATAATAAGAGCGACTTCAAATGGGCGGAAAAACACTGTGATCTGGTAAACCCGGATTGCCAGCTATTTTTACAGCCCGAGTGGGAAAAGTCCGCTGAAATGTTACCTTTAATAGTGGAGTACGTAAAGGAAAACCCCGAATGGAATGTCTCTTTACAGACCCACAAATTCATGAATATACCCTGA
- a CDS encoding SusD/RagB family nutrient-binding outer membrane lipoprotein, translating to MRKSYIKVKAAFLAVTMLFMASCGEEWLNINEDPIQPSEAQLDLLLPAIQGAMAWGLNDQINEGTSIYIQHFYGLAFSRYEQSTASYSESWEELFAGSLQDLEVFIPTSEQDSLYLYSGVGKLHKAYIYSLIIDMWGAAPYSEAFQGLANQQPQFQSGEAVYDSVFALIDEGLADFARDESGIVPSADMMYGGDAEAYVAQYTQFANTLLLKLYNQIRLYDETRARTGITALLDADSSFIASNDDDFQFNYGTNQAPLNRHPLYVNSYASGKTYYMNNYFMNALITNNDPRLPYYIYRQDLSDPEGDNLPCETVDCPYGYQGNGYTGRDHGDPSGLPPDDAIRAVFGVYPVGGKYDAGQGDEAEVGDGGQGAGILPLLTNFMHHFILAEAALTLGVSEDPRVQLEEGIRASMSKVVDYSVSVDEAAANNYDADVVNDGIEAYVADVLDRYDNASASGKLDVVMTEAHKALFGNGFEAYNNYRRTGYPSALPPSISPFLADDEFVLRLPMSVAEIQGNSNAPTELVTTPVFWDIN from the coding sequence ATGAGAAAATCATATATAAAAGTAAAAGCTGCGTTTCTCGCTGTTACGATGCTCTTTATGGCCTCGTGCGGAGAAGAATGGCTTAACATAAATGAAGACCCTATTCAGCCTTCTGAGGCTCAACTGGATCTGTTGCTCCCTGCAATTCAAGGTGCAATGGCCTGGGGTCTGAATGACCAGATTAATGAGGGTACTTCTATTTATATCCAGCATTTCTATGGCTTAGCTTTTAGCCGTTATGAGCAGAGTACAGCCTCTTACAGCGAAAGCTGGGAAGAGCTATTTGCTGGCTCTCTGCAGGATTTAGAAGTATTCATCCCTACTTCAGAGCAAGACTCACTTTACCTTTACTCAGGTGTTGGTAAACTGCACAAAGCTTATATCTATTCTTTAATTATAGATATGTGGGGTGCAGCTCCTTATTCTGAAGCCTTCCAGGGCCTTGCTAACCAGCAGCCTCAGTTTCAGAGCGGTGAAGCGGTTTATGACTCTGTTTTCGCCCTGATTGATGAGGGTCTTGCTGATTTTGCCAGAGATGAGAGCGGTATCGTTCCTTCTGCTGACATGATGTACGGTGGTGATGCTGAAGCTTATGTAGCACAGTACACGCAATTTGCTAATACGCTTTTGTTGAAGCTGTATAACCAAATCAGGCTTTATGACGAGACTCGTGCACGTACAGGCATTACAGCCCTTCTGGATGCGGACTCTTCTTTCATTGCATCAAACGATGATGACTTTCAGTTTAACTATGGTACTAACCAGGCGCCACTGAACCGTCACCCTCTTTATGTAAACTCGTATGCTTCAGGTAAGACGTATTACATGAACAACTATTTCATGAATGCACTGATCACTAATAATGATCCTCGTCTGCCTTACTACATCTATCGTCAGGACCTTTCTGATCCTGAAGGTGACAACCTTCCTTGTGAGACAGTAGACTGTCCTTATGGATACCAGGGCAACGGATACACAGGTAGAGATCACGGTGATCCTAGCGGCCTTCCGCCAGATGATGCCATCCGTGCTGTATTCGGTGTATACCCTGTAGGTGGTAAATATGATGCTGGTCAGGGTGATGAAGCTGAAGTAGGAGATGGTGGTCAAGGTGCCGGTATTCTTCCTTTACTTACTAACTTCATGCATCACTTTATCCTTGCTGAAGCTGCTCTTACTTTAGGTGTATCAGAGGATCCTCGTGTGCAGTTGGAGGAAGGAATCAGAGCATCAATGAGCAAAGTTGTTGACTATAGTGTTAGCGTTGATGAAGCTGCTGCCAATAACTATGATGCTGATGTTGTTAATGATGGTATAGAGGCTTATGTAGCGGACGTTTTAGATCGTTACGACAATGCTTCTGCGAGCGGTAAACTTGATGTTGTTATGACAGAAGCTCATAAAGCTTTGTTTGGTAATGGCTTTGAGGCTTATAATAACTACCGTCGTACAGGTTATCCCTCAGCTCTTCCTCCTTCAATCTCTCCTTTCTTAGCTGATGATGAGTTTGTTTTGAGGTTACCGATGTCAGTTGCAGAAATTCAGGGTAATAGCAATGCACCAACTGAATTAGTAACTACTCCTGTATTCTGGGACATTAACTAA